The Bacillus oleivorans genome has a window encoding:
- the qoxA gene encoding cytochrome aa3 quinol oxidase subunit II → MKLKWALIGLVVAIMTVLSGCEPLTVLDPKGPQAEVQANDIKLSIVLMSFIVIVVFAMLVYMLIKYRASKQREDYEPPHIEGNPIVEIIIVGIPVLIVAFLSFVSVQSNYKVEATPVGYEDQEPLVVYASTSNWKWHFSYPEENIETVNYLYIPTDRPLEFKLYSYGPITSFWIPQLGGQKYAMADMVNTLHLAAEAPGEYMGRNANFSGKGFAENTFNVTAMSQEEFDEWVKEVHETAEPLTEEKFNELLEPGHLGQMTFTGTHLEFLPPPEGENGGHNHGSGDSAENSEEEHGQHHEESSTENSDHHH, encoded by the coding sequence ATGAAATTAAAATGGGCTTTAATAGGTCTAGTTGTTGCTATTATGACCGTACTGTCAGGATGTGAGCCTTTAACTGTCTTAGACCCAAAAGGACCACAGGCTGAAGTGCAGGCCAATGATATTAAATTATCAATTGTCCTTATGTCGTTTATCGTGATTGTGGTATTTGCAATGCTTGTCTATATGCTGATTAAATACCGTGCTTCAAAACAGCGAGAAGATTATGAGCCTCCACATATTGAAGGGAATCCGATTGTCGAAATCATTATTGTGGGGATCCCAGTCTTAATCGTAGCATTTCTTTCATTTGTTTCAGTTCAAAGCAACTATAAAGTTGAAGCTACTCCAGTCGGATACGAAGATCAAGAACCATTAGTTGTCTATGCTTCTACATCAAACTGGAAATGGCATTTTAGTTACCCGGAAGAAAATATCGAAACTGTCAACTATCTGTATATACCGACGGATCGGCCGCTTGAGTTTAAGCTTTATTCTTATGGTCCGATTACAAGCTTCTGGATTCCGCAGCTAGGCGGCCAAAAATATGCGATGGCTGATATGGTCAACACGTTACACTTAGCAGCCGAAGCACCTGGTGAGTATATGGGAAGAAACGCAAACTTTAGCGGAAAAGGATTTGCCGAAAATACATTCAATGTGACTGCCATGTCTCAGGAAGAATTTGATGAGTGGGTGAAAGAAGTACACGAAACGGCTGAACCTCTTACAGAAGAAAAGTTTAATGAGTTACTAGAACCGGGTCACCTTGGACAAATGACGTTTACAGGAACACATTTAGAATTTTTACCTCCTCCAGAAGGGGAAAATGGCGGACATAATCATGGATCAGGTGATTCCGCTGAAAATTCAGAGGAAGAGCATGGTCAACACCATGAAGAGTCTTCCACAGAAAACTCTGATCATCACCATTAA
- a CDS encoding potassium/proton antiporter produces MDHSVATLIFLISGMLIVGVLATKFSSRLGLPSLVLFLLVGMLLNQFIFFDDVELTQFIGILALIIILFEGGTQTKWRHIRPIIGPASSLATLGVFLTTVITGFAAMYVLDLSLLEGMLFGAIVGSTDAAAVFSVLGNKNIKRRLTSTLEAESGSNDPMAVFLTIVFIELIQYPETSIWSAVGSFFVQMGLGLLLGYVFGKVTVLVINHIKLETSGLYPVLAMASAIFTYAFTDFLNGSGLLAVYVMAVFVGNHDLTYRFSILRFNEGFAWMSQILMFTLLGLLVFPHQLIDVIWEGILLAIILMFIARPVAVFLSTLFMKFNVKEKLFISWAGLKGAVPIVLATYPIVAGIENSSLIFNAVFFVVLFSALFQGSTLSWLATKLGLTGDKEKLDHPIMELITLGQSDSEIMEVALPETSPVIGSSLTNIKLPEETLIIGIIREKNIITPTGKTTIESGDSLYVLSHKKNRDEVKASLIGKKKEEAV; encoded by the coding sequence ATGGATCATTCGGTAGCAACATTGATCTTTTTAATATCTGGAATGTTAATTGTCGGCGTTTTAGCCACTAAATTCTCCTCTCGTTTAGGATTACCCTCCCTTGTTTTATTCCTTTTAGTCGGAATGTTACTCAATCAGTTTATTTTCTTTGATGATGTTGAACTCACACAGTTTATTGGTATTCTAGCTCTCATTATTATTTTATTTGAAGGCGGAACCCAGACAAAATGGCGGCACATTCGCCCTATTATAGGACCTGCCAGCAGCCTTGCGACGCTAGGCGTCTTTTTAACTACTGTGATAACCGGTTTTGCTGCAATGTACGTGCTTGACTTGTCTTTACTCGAAGGGATGCTATTCGGTGCGATTGTTGGATCTACAGATGCAGCGGCAGTCTTCTCAGTTTTAGGGAATAAAAATATAAAAAGGCGCTTAACTTCTACATTGGAAGCCGAATCTGGTTCCAATGACCCTATGGCTGTATTCTTAACCATCGTCTTTATTGAATTAATCCAGTATCCTGAAACTTCGATCTGGAGCGCAGTGGGCAGCTTCTTTGTCCAAATGGGATTGGGATTGCTTTTAGGGTATGTATTTGGGAAGGTAACGGTTCTTGTCATCAACCATATAAAACTAGAAACATCCGGGCTATATCCGGTTCTTGCAATGGCGAGTGCGATCTTTACTTATGCCTTTACTGATTTTCTAAATGGAAGTGGTTTATTGGCTGTCTATGTAATGGCTGTGTTTGTCGGTAACCATGATTTAACTTATCGCTTTTCCATACTGCGATTTAATGAAGGATTTGCCTGGATGTCACAGATTCTAATGTTCACTCTGTTAGGTCTGTTAGTGTTCCCACATCAATTAATTGACGTAATTTGGGAAGGAATCTTACTGGCCATCATATTAATGTTTATTGCAAGACCAGTTGCGGTTTTTCTCAGTACGCTCTTTATGAAATTTAACGTAAAGGAAAAATTGTTTATTTCTTGGGCTGGACTAAAAGGAGCCGTTCCGATTGTACTTGCTACCTATCCAATCGTGGCGGGGATTGAAAACAGCAGCCTTATCTTTAATGCGGTCTTTTTCGTGGTCTTATTCTCCGCTTTATTTCAAGGAAGTACATTATCCTGGCTTGCAACCAAATTAGGTCTAACCGGCGATAAAGAAAAATTAGATCATCCGATTATGGAGCTCATCACGCTCGGACAATCCGATTCGGAAATAATGGAGGTCGCTTTACCTGAAACCTCGCCTGTGATAGGAAGTTCCCTAACCAATATTAAGCTGCCAGAAGAAACCTTAATTATCGGAATTATCCGTGAGAAAAATATCATTACTCCTACAGGAAAAACAACGATCGAGAGTGGAGACAGTCTATACGTACTCAGTCACAAAAAGAACAGGGACGAAGTAAAGGCTAGCTTAATTGGGAAAAAGAAGGAAGAAGCTGTCTGA
- a CDS encoding NAD(P)/FAD-dependent oxidoreductase — protein sequence MGRVIVVGAGILGASAAYHLAKMGADVTIVDRFDPGQATEAAAGIVCPWLSQRRNKAWYNMVKAGARYYPELIKQLEKLGQSETGYKRVGALSLHSDPAKLEKLAERAIKRRQDTPEIGDIQILSPEETKSYFPLLSDEFGAVFVSGAARVNGRALRNALIQSAVQLGAKLLKDDARLDFQGSRVTGVKLKDKKVNADCVIVTAGVWAKDLLKPLGIEFLVTPQKAQIVHLQVLETETSEWPVVMPPNDQYILSFEEGRIVVGATHENEAGLDYRVTAGGIQEVLGKALHTAPGLASSTVTEVRVGFRPFTPDFLPVIGALPDFEGILVANGLGASGLTSGPFLGLELAKLALGKQTELDLKIYDVAGAIKLHL from the coding sequence ATGGGAAGAGTAATCGTAGTCGGAGCTGGAATTCTCGGGGCTTCTGCAGCTTATCATCTGGCAAAGATGGGTGCCGATGTTACAATTGTCGATCGCTTTGATCCCGGACAAGCAACGGAAGCGGCAGCAGGTATCGTTTGCCCTTGGCTTTCCCAAAGGCGAAATAAAGCATGGTACAACATGGTTAAGGCAGGAGCCCGATATTATCCGGAATTAATAAAACAGCTGGAAAAGTTGGGACAATCCGAGACAGGCTATAAACGAGTGGGTGCTCTTAGTCTTCATAGCGACCCGGCAAAATTAGAAAAGCTAGCCGAACGTGCCATCAAACGGAGGCAAGATACGCCAGAAATTGGAGATATCCAAATATTATCGCCGGAAGAAACGAAAAGCTATTTCCCTCTTTTATCTGATGAATTTGGCGCCGTTTTTGTCAGTGGAGCTGCGCGGGTCAATGGGAGAGCACTGCGAAATGCATTAATTCAATCAGCCGTTCAATTAGGAGCCAAACTCTTGAAAGATGACGCTCGTTTGGATTTTCAGGGAAGCAGAGTAACCGGCGTAAAACTAAAAGACAAGAAAGTAAATGCAGACTGTGTCATTGTAACCGCTGGTGTATGGGCGAAGGATTTACTTAAGCCTTTAGGGATTGAATTTTTGGTAACGCCGCAAAAAGCGCAGATCGTTCACCTGCAAGTATTAGAAACTGAGACAAGCGAGTGGCCGGTTGTCATGCCTCCGAATGACCAATATATTCTTAGTTTTGAAGAAGGAAGGATTGTCGTCGGTGCTACCCATGAAAATGAGGCAGGACTTGACTATCGTGTTACTGCTGGAGGCATTCAAGAGGTATTAGGGAAAGCGTTACATACTGCTCCTGGTCTTGCTTCAAGCACAGTTACAGAGGTACGGGTCGGTTTTCGTCCATTTACACCTGATTTTCTACCCGTGATTGGAGCATTGCCAGATTTTGAGGGGATTCTTGTAGCAAACGGATTAGGTGCTTCTGGCTTAACAAGCGGCCCTTTCCTTGGCCTTGAGCTCGCAAAATTAGCGCTGGGAAAACAAACGGAGCTTGATCTCAAGATTTATGATGTGGCCGGTGCTATAAAGCTTCACCTGTAA
- a CDS encoding glycosyltransferase family 4 protein, producing the protein MKIAIFTDTFAPDINGVARTLKRFTDYLTDHDIEFRVFAPESSGSVYSDNIHRFKSLKLFFYPDCKLAFPKMPKVKAELQRFKPDIIHVATPFNMGLCGLYYAKKLNIPIVGSYHTDFDKYLAFYDLQFLKKILWKYMHWFHRPLRRIFVPSLDTKENLQKHGFTNLSIWTHGVDHSVFHPVVNHQEVRHKYNIQEKHILLYVGRIAPEKDIRLLPEIAEILPEEVKNDVHWLVVGDGPIKQELVEKAPANMTFTGFLTGNDLVQAYAASDLFVFPSTTETFGNVVLESLACGTPVVAANAGGVRTIIQHGVTGLLCQEKDVKGFADSIANLIKNEDQRLKMAENGKSYALTQTWDAIFENLLYEYEAALKLDTYVKPA; encoded by the coding sequence ATGAAAATCGCAATTTTTACGGATACATTTGCACCTGATATAAATGGCGTGGCAAGAACATTAAAAAGGTTTACCGATTATTTAACAGATCATGATATTGAATTTCGGGTTTTTGCACCAGAAAGTTCGGGCAGCGTATACTCCGATAATATCCATCGGTTTAAAAGCTTGAAGCTATTTTTTTACCCGGATTGCAAGCTTGCATTTCCTAAAATGCCAAAAGTAAAAGCTGAATTGCAACGGTTTAAGCCAGATATCATCCATGTTGCAACTCCTTTTAATATGGGATTGTGCGGATTATATTACGCCAAAAAATTAAATATTCCAATTGTCGGTTCCTATCATACTGATTTTGATAAATATTTAGCCTTTTATGACCTGCAATTTTTAAAGAAAATCCTCTGGAAATATATGCATTGGTTCCATCGTCCACTCCGGAGAATTTTTGTACCGTCACTGGATACAAAAGAGAATCTGCAAAAACATGGCTTTACCAACCTGTCAATTTGGACACATGGCGTCGATCATTCTGTTTTTCATCCCGTCGTTAATCACCAAGAGGTACGGCATAAATATAACATTCAAGAAAAACACATTTTACTGTATGTCGGTCGAATTGCTCCCGAAAAAGATATTAGACTTCTCCCTGAAATTGCAGAGATACTTCCAGAAGAAGTGAAAAACGACGTTCATTGGCTCGTGGTCGGAGATGGACCAATCAAACAAGAATTAGTAGAAAAGGCACCAGCCAATATGACGTTTACTGGGTTTTTAACAGGAAATGATCTGGTTCAGGCTTATGCAGCATCCGACCTATTTGTGTTTCCTTCTACAACAGAAACCTTCGGAAACGTCGTACTTGAATCATTAGCCTGCGGAACGCCCGTCGTTGCAGCCAATGCAGGCGGGGTAAGAACGATTATTCAGCATGGTGTCACTGGACTATTGTGCCAAGAGAAAGATGTGAAGGGGTTTGCCGATTCGATTGCCAATTTAATAAAGAATGAGGATCAAAGACTGAAAATGGCAGAGAACGGTAAAAGTTATGCACTTACTCAGACATGGGATGCTATTTTCGAAAACCTTTTATACGAATATGAAGCAGCTCTAAAACTGGATACTTACGTGAAGCCAGCATAA
- a CDS encoding phosphatase PAP2 family protein has product MERFYAMECKLFRIINRYFERKLLNRFFRTVTHLGGATFTITLVLGIILLSSQSIRYTAIASAIALTISHIPVALIKKWYPRSRPYAVLDHIHVTDNPLNDHSFPSGHTTAIFAILTPFVVWNPTLAIILVPIGFIIGFSRIYLGLHYPSDVLAGCLLGCVSGFLSFIWIKHFFLHVFM; this is encoded by the coding sequence ATGGAACGTTTTTATGCAATGGAATGTAAGTTATTTCGGATTATCAACCGCTACTTTGAGAGAAAACTATTAAATCGCTTTTTCCGTACGGTTACTCACCTAGGCGGGGCTACATTTACGATTACTCTTGTTTTAGGCATTATTCTTTTATCATCTCAATCGATTCGATATACAGCTATTGCTAGTGCTATTGCTTTAACTATTAGTCATATTCCTGTTGCACTTATAAAAAAATGGTATCCTCGCAGCAGACCATATGCAGTCCTCGATCACATCCATGTAACAGATAATCCGTTAAATGACCATTCTTTCCCTTCCGGCCATACTACAGCCATCTTTGCAATTCTTACTCCATTTGTTGTCTGGAACCCAACACTCGCCATTATTTTAGTGCCAATAGGTTTTATCATTGGCTTTTCTCGAATTTATTTAGGGTTACATTATCCATCTGATGTATTGGCCGGTTGCTTATTAGGTTGTGTATCAGGGTTTTTATCTTTTATATGGATTAAGCATTTCTTTTTACATGTATTTATGTAA
- a CDS encoding glycerol acyltransferase, which produces MKKHFYGKLFRLVRFLTRRVYPKYTVQLPDFHTCPTVFVSHHQNFFGPFITYVWLQTPVRVWVLHVFFDKTSCYRQFVDYTFTVRLKLKKKLAALLALLVSSLIPKFFQSANAIPVFRGTKKIIDTFIDSVQALKKGEPILIFPDIEYTDSASSMQAMYEGFLYLERYFHRETGQHIHFIPLYVSKKTRSVVTGEPIFFRDGEYFKSELKVVSQKLHDSINQLAQKCGDI; this is translated from the coding sequence ATGAAAAAGCATTTTTACGGTAAATTGTTTAGACTTGTCCGTTTTTTAACTAGAAGAGTATATCCTAAATATACGGTCCAGCTGCCAGATTTTCATACGTGCCCCACTGTATTTGTTTCACACCACCAAAATTTTTTCGGGCCATTTATCACATACGTTTGGTTACAGACACCTGTTCGGGTTTGGGTGCTGCATGTATTTTTTGATAAAACCAGCTGTTACCGGCAATTTGTTGACTATACCTTTACAGTACGCTTAAAGCTGAAAAAAAAACTAGCGGCTCTATTAGCCCTTCTCGTATCCTCGCTTATCCCGAAATTTTTTCAATCAGCCAATGCTATTCCCGTTTTCAGAGGAACTAAAAAAATTATTGATACCTTTATCGATAGTGTGCAGGCTTTAAAAAAGGGCGAACCAATCCTAATCTTTCCGGATATTGAATACACCGATTCCGCTTCTTCTATGCAGGCCATGTATGAAGGCTTCCTCTATTTAGAAAGGTATTTTCATAGAGAAACAGGGCAGCATATTCATTTTATTCCTTTATACGTAAGCAAAAAGACACGCTCTGTGGTTACAGGAGAACCGATATTCTTTAGAGATGGCGAGTATTTTAAATCAGAACTAAAGGTCGTTTCCCAAAAATTACACGATTCTATCAATCAGTTAGCGCAAAAATGCGGAGATATATAA
- a CDS encoding glycosyltransferase family 2 protein codes for MSNYVIVIPALNPTESLIDYVKALLAKGARHVLVVNDGSDREFDSIFSEISLIEKCTVLRHHKNKGKGRALKTAFAYFLGHFQEMDGVITADADGQHSVEDVFKVANAISSDENEIVLGVRDFQKTHVPGRSQLGNKITSFLFRFLFHYKLEDTQTGLRGIPASQLSWMLQLKGERYEFEINMLIHARLRDIDFRKVPIQTLYFNRNEGSHYHPLFDSLKIFSQLVRGYFYDASLWRKK; via the coding sequence ATGAGTAATTATGTGATTGTTATCCCCGCCCTTAACCCGACCGAAAGTTTGATTGATTATGTAAAAGCGCTTCTAGCAAAAGGGGCCAGACATGTTCTTGTTGTCAATGATGGGAGTGATAGAGAGTTTGATTCAATTTTTAGCGAAATTAGCTTAATAGAAAAGTGTACAGTATTAAGACATCACAAAAACAAAGGAAAGGGCAGAGCTCTTAAAACTGCTTTTGCCTACTTTTTAGGGCATTTTCAGGAGATGGATGGCGTTATTACAGCGGATGCCGATGGCCAGCACTCGGTTGAAGATGTTTTCAAAGTGGCGAATGCCATTTCTTCCGACGAAAATGAGATTGTTTTAGGAGTCAGAGATTTTCAAAAAACGCATGTACCAGGAAGGAGTCAGTTAGGCAATAAAATCACAAGTTTTCTTTTCCGTTTTTTATTTCATTATAAACTTGAGGATACACAAACTGGATTAAGGGGGATTCCGGCTTCCCAGCTGTCCTGGATGCTTCAGCTTAAAGGGGAACGGTACGAATTTGAAATCAATATGCTAATCCATGCCCGATTAAGAGATATCGATTTTCGTAAAGTTCCGATACAAACTTTATATTTTAATAGGAATGAAGGTTCGCATTATCATCCTTTATTTGATTCGTTAAAGATCTTTTCTCAATTAGTAAGAGGTTATTTTTATGATGCAAGCCTTTGGAGAAAAAAATGA
- a CDS encoding TcaA second domain-containing protein translates to MELVQKAKQHKKILLAFLAFIAIGIIVLSIIANSQPSTEEVINDFESALFEGNTENLKELIHTESDNVQLSDSFYEHLVAYVQEDPDYAAETVAVLKGQAIAQTEEEFNESFFQDPNLQNLLEELPQSRRLSFT, encoded by the coding sequence ATGGAATTGGTACAAAAAGCTAAACAGCATAAAAAAATCCTATTAGCTTTTTTGGCCTTCATTGCTATTGGAATTATTGTTTTAAGCATAATTGCCAATAGCCAGCCCAGTACAGAAGAGGTCATAAATGATTTTGAATCTGCTTTGTTCGAGGGAAACACAGAAAATCTAAAGGAATTGATTCATACAGAGAGTGATAATGTTCAATTATCGGATTCTTTCTATGAGCATCTTGTTGCATATGTACAAGAGGACCCTGACTATGCTGCTGAAACAGTTGCTGTTCTAAAAGGTCAGGCGATTGCGCAGACTGAAGAGGAGTTTAACGAATCCTTTTTTCAGGATCCAAACCTGCAAAACCTTCTCGAGGAACTCCCACAAAGCAGGCGTCTTTCTTTCACCTGA
- a CDS encoding ACT domain-containing protein, whose protein sequence is MSTIHKQMSVSGGLILNRNKEKFYLIHSDILPESIYKTVEAKKLVETGEVETVNQAVEKVGLSRSAYYKYKDKIFPFNAATYQQIVTFSLILEHRSGVLSNVLRFVAEKSGNILTINQSIPLQGIANVVLSVDTASLNLPTSEFIDELNQVDGVRKVVIVGQG, encoded by the coding sequence ATGTCCACTATACATAAACAAATGTCCGTTTCGGGAGGACTTATTTTGAATAGGAATAAAGAAAAGTTTTATTTAATTCATAGCGATATTTTGCCAGAGTCTATTTATAAAACGGTAGAAGCTAAAAAACTGGTTGAAACAGGTGAGGTAGAAACGGTCAATCAGGCAGTAGAAAAAGTGGGACTGAGTCGAAGTGCTTATTATAAGTACAAAGATAAAATTTTCCCCTTTAATGCTGCTACTTATCAGCAGATTGTGACGTTTTCCCTTATTTTAGAGCATCGCTCAGGTGTATTATCCAATGTCCTTCGATTTGTGGCTGAAAAATCAGGCAATATACTAACTATCAACCAAAGTATTCCTCTGCAAGGAATCGCCAATGTGGTTCTTTCTGTTGATACCGCTTCTCTTAATCTACCGACATCAGAATTTATTGACGAGCTTAATCAGGTAGACGGGGTTAGGAAGGTTGTTATCGTAGGTCAGGGCTAG
- a CDS encoding homoserine dehydrogenase, translating into MKDHKIKLGLMGMGTVGTGVIRLVGGHQEDLFKQTGVEVEIGRILVQDRNKERLISVASDLITDDPYRLLHDPDIDVIVEVMGGIEPAKSYILEALEQGKHVVTANKDLMALHGAELLKKAAEKNCDLFYEASVAGGIPILRALVEGFSSDRITKIMGIVNGTTNYILTKMSQEGASYEDVLKEAQSLGYAEADPTSDVEGLDAARKMAILSTLGFHVGMNLDEVSCKGISQVTQEDILYGQRLGYTLKLIGIAKRDDDLIEVSVQPTMLKNSHPLASVNGVFNAVYVYGEAVGETMFYGPGAGELPTATAVVSDLVTVVKNMKLGVNGRGMVAPYKEKKLKSDDEVWAKYFLRLIVEDKSGVLAQLTTKMAEEKVSLEQVIQHPTKDGKDKAELIMITHLSSKKSISHILNELEQLEFVSEIKSVYRVEGSE; encoded by the coding sequence GTGAAGGATCATAAAATAAAGTTGGGTTTAATGGGAATGGGGACAGTAGGTACAGGGGTCATTCGTTTAGTTGGAGGGCATCAAGAAGACTTGTTTAAACAAACAGGGGTGGAAGTAGAAATTGGAAGGATTCTCGTACAGGATCGAAATAAGGAAAGGTTGATTTCTGTTGCTTCTGATCTGATTACAGACGATCCATACCGTCTGCTTCATGACCCTGACATCGATGTCATTGTAGAGGTAATGGGCGGCATAGAACCGGCTAAGTCCTATATCTTAGAGGCTCTGGAGCAAGGAAAGCATGTGGTAACTGCCAACAAGGATTTAATGGCGTTACATGGAGCAGAGTTATTAAAAAAAGCTGCTGAGAAAAACTGTGACTTGTTTTACGAGGCAAGTGTAGCCGGGGGAATTCCGATTTTACGGGCGTTAGTAGAGGGGTTTTCCTCAGACCGAATCACTAAAATTATGGGAATTGTAAACGGGACGACCAATTATATCCTGACAAAAATGAGCCAAGAGGGCGCCTCATATGAAGATGTTTTAAAAGAGGCACAAAGCCTTGGCTATGCAGAAGCAGACCCTACCTCCGATGTAGAAGGATTAGATGCAGCCAGGAAGATGGCGATCCTAAGTACGCTTGGCTTCCATGTTGGCATGAATCTAGATGAAGTTTCTTGTAAAGGGATATCTCAGGTTACACAGGAAGACATTCTTTATGGTCAAAGACTGGGGTATACGCTGAAGTTAATTGGGATTGCGAAGCGGGACGACGATTTGATCGAGGTTAGTGTACAGCCTACCATGCTTAAGAACTCCCACCCGTTAGCTTCTGTAAATGGTGTCTTTAATGCGGTATATGTCTATGGCGAGGCTGTTGGGGAGACTATGTTTTACGGACCGGGAGCTGGAGAGCTTCCTACCGCAACTGCCGTCGTTTCTGATTTAGTTACAGTTGTGAAGAATATGAAATTGGGTGTCAATGGTCGGGGTATGGTAGCGCCATACAAAGAAAAGAAATTAAAATCCGATGATGAGGTTTGGGCAAAATACTTCTTACGGCTCATTGTGGAGGATAAAAGTGGTGTATTAGCTCAGCTAACCACAAAAATGGCAGAAGAAAAGGTTAGTTTGGAACAGGTGATTCAGCATCCGACTAAAGACGGTAAAGACAAGGCGGAGCTGATCATGATTACCCATTTATCATCCAAAAAGAGTATCAGCCATATTTTAAATGAATTGGAACAGTTAGAATTTGTGAGTGAAATTAAAAGCGTTTATCGAGTGGAAGGCAGTGAATGA